A portion of the Candidatus Manganitrophaceae bacterium genome contains these proteins:
- the recN gene encoding DNA repair protein RecN, with translation MLRELHIINYAIIDEVSLEFSEGLNIITGETGAGKSILIDALSVILGGRSSPDLVREGKSEATLEARFDPLESAPSDLPSEEWLILKRVLSKSGKNKTYLNNSFVNVSTLKEIGRKLTEIHGQHEHHNLLSLEWQLHLLDAFGRLTPLREDYTRCYRSWSQLQEEQRSLQKLESEGRQKQSFLEYQLSEIREAAFQPGEEETLEREEKTLQNWEAILSTAEKAYALLAGEEAMLNQLDEIGNAVKKLQELTDDASDEIGLWETSKIQLKELSVLLRNRTDQMEYDPARLGEIRERLYLMQKLKKKYGRSFEELLKFQKELEEELSKISGCEAELIAIQKHLDKTEKTLSEKAKNLSRERNKIKAKLEAKVKEELFQLGMERTQFEAQLTEKALSEDGSDKIEYLIALPGEIPHSLASVASGGELSRIMLALKVVLTEVDPVGVLIFDEVDAGIGGAVAEKVGKRLSKLASSHQVLCITHLPQIARFADHHYFVEKRDSGGRVITSIKELSTGERVHELARMLGGATITPITLRHAEEMIGIHSPKGETILSQQTRQSKGGHSK, from the coding sequence ATGCTGAGAGAGCTTCACATCATAAATTATGCAATTATTGATGAAGTCTCTCTTGAATTCTCGGAAGGTCTGAACATCATCACCGGCGAAACAGGCGCCGGAAAATCGATTCTCATCGACGCCCTCTCAGTTATTTTGGGAGGGCGTTCGTCGCCCGACCTGGTTCGAGAGGGAAAGAGCGAGGCCACTTTGGAGGCGCGCTTCGACCCGCTTGAATCTGCTCCAAGCGATCTCCCTTCCGAAGAGTGGCTGATCCTCAAACGCGTTCTCTCCAAATCGGGAAAGAACAAGACCTATCTGAACAATTCGTTTGTCAATGTCTCCACCCTGAAAGAGATCGGCCGAAAGCTCACCGAAATTCATGGACAACATGAGCATCACAATCTATTGAGCCTTGAATGGCAGCTTCATCTCCTCGATGCGTTTGGCCGCCTTACCCCGCTAAGAGAGGATTACACGCGGTGCTACCGCAGCTGGTCTCAGTTGCAGGAAGAACAACGCTCCCTCCAAAAATTAGAATCCGAAGGAAGGCAGAAACAGTCCTTTCTGGAATATCAGCTCTCCGAAATCAGAGAAGCCGCGTTCCAACCGGGAGAAGAGGAGACGCTGGAACGGGAAGAGAAAACGTTACAGAACTGGGAAGCGATCCTCTCCACCGCAGAAAAGGCCTATGCGCTTCTCGCCGGGGAAGAAGCAATGCTCAATCAACTGGACGAGATCGGCAACGCAGTTAAAAAACTGCAGGAACTCACGGATGACGCCTCCGATGAAATCGGTCTCTGGGAAACCTCTAAAATTCAGTTGAAGGAGTTATCGGTATTGCTGCGCAACCGAACAGATCAGATGGAGTACGATCCTGCGCGCCTTGGCGAGATTCGGGAGCGGCTGTATTTAATGCAAAAGTTAAAGAAAAAATATGGCCGGTCTTTTGAAGAGCTTTTAAAGTTTCAGAAGGAATTAGAGGAGGAGCTCTCCAAAATTTCAGGCTGCGAAGCGGAGCTGATCGCCATTCAAAAACACTTGGATAAGACCGAGAAGACACTTTCGGAAAAAGCAAAAAATCTTTCCCGAGAAAGAAACAAAATAAAAGCCAAACTGGAAGCAAAAGTAAAAGAAGAGCTTTTTCAACTGGGGATGGAACGGACCCAATTCGAAGCCCAGCTCACCGAAAAAGCACTTTCCGAGGATGGGTCGGATAAAATCGAGTATCTAATTGCGCTACCCGGAGAGATTCCTCACTCCCTCGCAAGCGTCGCTTCGGGAGGAGAACTCTCAAGAATCATGCTTGCCTTAAAAGTGGTCCTCACTGAAGTGGACCCTGTCGGGGTATTAATTTTCGACGAAGTAGATGCAGGAATCGGAGGCGCCGTGGCCGAGAAGGTGGGAAAGAGATTGTCTAAGCTTGCCTCGAGTCATCAGGTTTTATGTATTACTCACCTTCCTCAAATCGCACGGTTTGCCGATCATCATTACTTTGTTGAAAAACGGGATTCGGGAGGGAGGGTCATTACGTCAATCAAGGAGTTATCTACCGGGGAGCGGGTTCACGAGCTGGCTCGAATGCTGGGCGGGGCCACCATCACCCCGATTACACTGCGCCATGCGGAGGAAATGATCGGCATCCACTCGCCGAAGGGTGAAACTATACTATCGCAGCAAACAAGGCAATCGAAAGGAGGGCATAGTAAATAA
- a CDS encoding transporter, with protein MKPEKFKIFLFTLLIGIFPSLLLIHPAHAERPFLLTERAIPIDKGNYRLESGVVFDRFSSSSKETIVSADMRYGLIQNLELGLEVPYLFREEGSENENQIGDMLLRAKVRFLKGREANPLSVAGEMLLKLPTAGRDQFFGTTGKPDIGFIAIASKEFTPVTAHINFGYIFIGNPPLKDVADQLIYAIGLELQTMEEPLSMIAELSGNSETGRAASEQTLTLQGGFAYRVARSFSLDLSVGLGLTKDSPDYLMNVGFTYLFQ; from the coding sequence GTGAAACCTGAGAAATTCAAAATATTTTTGTTCACTCTCCTGATAGGCATTTTTCCCTCTCTCCTATTAATTCACCCGGCACACGCTGAACGCCCTTTTCTCCTTACGGAAAGGGCAATTCCAATTGATAAGGGAAATTATCGGCTGGAATCGGGCGTTGTCTTTGATCGTTTTTCGTCCAGCAGCAAAGAAACAATCGTTTCGGCGGATATGAGATATGGTCTTATTCAGAACCTGGAGCTCGGTTTAGAGGTTCCTTATCTATTTCGCGAGGAGGGCTCGGAGAACGAAAATCAAATTGGGGATATGCTTCTGAGAGCAAAAGTTCGATTTTTGAAGGGAAGAGAGGCAAACCCACTCTCAGTCGCAGGTGAAATGCTTTTGAAGTTACCGACCGCCGGCCGAGATCAATTTTTCGGAACAACCGGCAAACCGGATATCGGTTTCATTGCGATTGCAAGCAAGGAGTTTACTCCGGTCACCGCTCACATCAATTTTGGTTATATTTTTATTGGAAATCCACCCTTAAAGGATGTGGCGGATCAACTCATCTATGCCATCGGCCTGGAGCTCCAGACGATGGAAGAGCCTCTGTCGATGATCGCTGAGCTTTCGGGAAACAGTGAAACGGGGAGGGCCGCCTCGGAGCAGACCTTAACGCTTCAGGGAGGATTTGCATACAGGGTGGCTCGCTCTTTCTCTTTAGACCTCTCGGTGGGACTCGGACTGACGAAGGACAGCCCAGATTATCTGATGAATGTCGGCTTTACCTACCTTTTCCAGTAA
- the trxA gene encoding thioredoxin: MSQAVKISGQKWEDEVLKAPGSVMVDFWAAWCGPCQMIAPTIDELAVEYAGKLKVCKLNTDENPEIAGRYQIMGIPTLLFFKDGKLVDKIVGAASKKQFKQKIDSLLSSS; encoded by the coding sequence ATGAGTCAAGCAGTCAAAATATCCGGTCAAAAGTGGGAAGACGAAGTCCTTAAAGCGCCCGGCTCCGTCATGGTTGACTTCTGGGCCGCCTGGTGTGGTCCGTGCCAAATGATCGCTCCGACGATCGATGAGCTCGCAGTAGAGTATGCCGGAAAATTAAAGGTCTGCAAACTGAACACGGATGAGAACCCTGAAATCGCCGGACGCTATCAAATTATGGGGATTCCGACCCTCCTTTTTTTTAAGGACGGGAAGCTCGTCGATAAGATTGTAGGCGCCGCCTCTAAGAAACAATTCAAACAGAAGATTGATAGCCTCCTTTCATCCTCCTAA
- a CDS encoding response regulator: protein MVSKRTILIVDDEIGPRESLKMILKPFYNVETAEDGIKALEMIQQKQIDLVTLDLKMPGPHGGEVLKQIKQKNPDIEVLIITGYGSLKSAIDGIRHGACDYLIKPFNISEIINIINRALGKKKKMEELQDFLSEVGETFGLNTRLEDIKTYFKEHRERTKTIDSVSK, encoded by the coding sequence ATGGTGTCGAAGAGAACGATTTTAATTGTCGATGATGAGATCGGCCCACGTGAATCGCTTAAAATGATACTAAAACCTTTTTACAACGTGGAAACGGCCGAAGATGGTATTAAAGCGCTCGAAATGATTCAACAGAAGCAGATCGATCTTGTGACACTCGATTTGAAGATGCCGGGTCCCCATGGCGGCGAAGTATTAAAGCAGATCAAGCAGAAAAATCCGGATATTGAAGTCTTAATCATCACCGGGTATGGAAGTCTTAAAAGCGCCATCGATGGGATAAGACATGGCGCCTGTGATTATCTGATTAAGCCGTTTAATATTTCCGAAATTATCAATATTATTAACCGCGCTCTCGGCAAGAAAAAGAAAATGGAGGAGTTGCAAGATTTTCTTTCCGAGGTGGGCGAGACGTTTGGTCTAAATACCCGGTTGGAAGATATCAAAACCTACTTTAAAGAACACAGAGAGCGGACCAAAACAATCGATTCCGTTTCCAAATAG